A single genomic interval of Candidatus Bipolaricaulis anaerobius harbors:
- the ppdK gene encoding pyruvate, phosphate dikinase, whose amino-acid sequence MAKYVYVFGADATEGSAEMRDLLGGKGANLADMARLGIPVPPGFTITTEVCAYYYAHGRQYPPELASQVEAALGVVEKATGRRFGDPENPLLVSIRSGARRSMPGMMETVLNVGLTEQTLRGLIAQTGNERFAYDAYRRLVMMYSDVVMEKGAGIEPAEGKGIRRILDARLAALKARRGYGSDVELTASDLKALVARFKKTVRERLGQPFPEDPWDQLWGAIGAVFASWMGKRAVEYRRIERIPDDWGTAVNVQAMVFGNMGDDSATGVAFTRNPATGENAFYGEYLINAQGEDVVAGIRTPAPLNAHSRNEQSRHLPTLEEVMPAAYRELVGIRDKLERRYRDMQDIEFTIERRKLYMLQCRTGKRTGVAAVRMAVDMLDEGLIDARTAVRRVDPLQLVELLLPRLDPQAESKATPIATGLPAGPGGAVGRAVFTAHDAVEWASRGEKVILVREETSPEDVDGMHKAQAVLTSKGGMTSHAALVARGWGKCCIVGCGDIEIGRDGRSFRARGGQVVKEGDWISLNGTSGRVYVGQLPLVPADPEGNPFYVRLMKLADGFRKLHVRTNADTPKDAAQAIAFGAEGIGLFRTEHMFYGEGSEEPLFLLRKVIMSSTEEERRRALDELFPYVKADVKATLAVMDGRPVTIRLLDPPLHEFVPHDRAKLARLAEELGITMPKLRKRVEALRETNPMLGHRGVRLGITYPEITEMQIRAIFEAAGELLASGKNPIPEVMIPVTSTVRELDHQKAIFDRVRDEVRSQLGLAELPCLFGTMIEIPRAALRGGDIAATAEFFSFGTNDLTQMTFGFSRDDIGGFLPDYLRSGILPADPFQTIDQDGVGELIALGIARGRATRPELEVGICGEHGGDPESVMFCHRVGMDYVSCSPFRVPIARLAAAHAALAGPEEEGN is encoded by the coding sequence ATGGCGAAGTACGTGTACGTGTTCGGCGCCGATGCGACCGAAGGGTCGGCGGAGATGCGGGACCTGCTGGGCGGCAAGGGGGCGAACCTCGCCGACATGGCGCGGCTGGGGATCCCGGTTCCCCCGGGGTTCACGATCACGACCGAGGTATGCGCCTACTACTACGCTCATGGACGGCAGTACCCCCCTGAGCTTGCGTCCCAGGTCGAGGCAGCCCTTGGGGTGGTGGAAAAGGCGACCGGCCGACGGTTCGGAGATCCCGAGAATCCTCTCCTCGTCTCTATTCGCTCCGGCGCGCGACGCTCGATGCCGGGGATGATGGAGACGGTCCTCAACGTCGGCCTCACCGAGCAAACCCTCCGCGGCCTCATCGCCCAGACGGGGAACGAGCGGTTCGCCTACGACGCCTACCGCCGCCTGGTGATGATGTACTCCGACGTAGTGATGGAGAAGGGAGCGGGGATCGAGCCGGCGGAGGGGAAGGGGATCCGCCGGATCCTCGATGCCCGCCTGGCCGCCCTCAAGGCGCGGCGCGGGTACGGGTCCGATGTGGAGTTGACCGCATCCGACCTCAAGGCCCTCGTTGCTCGGTTCAAGAAGACGGTCCGGGAGCGGCTGGGGCAGCCGTTTCCCGAGGATCCGTGGGACCAACTGTGGGGGGCGATCGGGGCCGTGTTCGCGAGCTGGATGGGCAAGCGCGCGGTCGAGTACCGGCGCATCGAGCGGATCCCCGACGACTGGGGCACCGCGGTCAACGTCCAGGCGATGGTGTTCGGGAACATGGGCGATGACTCCGCCACCGGCGTCGCGTTCACCCGCAACCCGGCCACGGGCGAAAACGCGTTCTATGGCGAGTACCTCATCAACGCGCAAGGAGAGGATGTCGTCGCCGGGATCCGCACCCCTGCTCCCCTGAACGCTCACTCCCGCAACGAGCAGAGCCGCCACCTCCCGACCCTGGAGGAGGTGATGCCCGCCGCGTACCGAGAGCTCGTCGGGATCCGGGACAAGCTCGAGCGTCGCTACCGCGACATGCAGGACATCGAGTTCACGATCGAACGCAGGAAGCTCTACATGCTCCAGTGCCGCACCGGGAAGCGCACGGGCGTGGCCGCAGTGCGGATGGCGGTGGACATGCTCGATGAGGGGCTGATCGATGCCCGGACCGCTGTGCGGCGCGTGGACCCGCTCCAGCTCGTCGAGCTCCTCCTCCCGCGGCTCGATCCGCAGGCGGAGAGCAAGGCCACGCCGATCGCAACGGGGCTCCCCGCTGGGCCGGGGGGGGCCGTCGGGCGGGCCGTGTTCACGGCGCACGACGCCGTGGAGTGGGCCTCCCGGGGGGAGAAGGTGATCCTCGTGCGGGAGGAGACCTCCCCTGAGGATGTGGATGGGATGCACAAGGCTCAGGCCGTGCTCACGTCCAAGGGTGGGATGACCTCCCACGCCGCCCTCGTCGCCCGCGGGTGGGGCAAGTGCTGCATCGTCGGGTGCGGGGACATCGAGATCGGCCGCGATGGCCGCTCGTTCCGCGCGCGGGGGGGGCAGGTCGTCAAGGAAGGGGATTGGATCAGCCTCAACGGGACCTCAGGCCGCGTGTACGTGGGGCAGCTGCCCCTCGTGCCAGCCGATCCGGAGGGGAACCCGTTCTACGTCCGCCTGATGAAGCTCGCCGACGGGTTCCGCAAGCTCCACGTGCGCACGAACGCCGATACCCCCAAGGATGCGGCCCAGGCGATCGCGTTCGGGGCGGAAGGGATCGGCCTCTTCCGCACCGAGCACATGTTCTACGGCGAGGGGAGCGAGGAACCCTTGTTCCTCCTCCGCAAGGTGATCATGAGCTCAACCGAGGAGGAGCGCCGCCGGGCCCTGGATGAGCTCTTCCCCTACGTCAAGGCTGATGTGAAGGCGACCCTCGCGGTGATGGATGGGCGTCCGGTCACGATCCGGCTCCTCGATCCCCCGCTCCATGAGTTCGTCCCCCACGATCGGGCGAAGCTCGCCCGCCTCGCCGAGGAACTGGGGATCACGATGCCGAAGCTCCGCAAGCGGGTGGAGGCGCTGCGAGAGACGAACCCGATGCTCGGGCACCGCGGCGTGAGGCTGGGGATCACGTACCCCGAGATCACGGAGATGCAGATCCGGGCGATTTTTGAGGCCGCTGGCGAGCTCCTGGCGTCCGGAAAAAATCCGATCCCGGAGGTGATGATCCCCGTCACCTCCACCGTCCGCGAGCTCGACCACCAGAAGGCGATCTTCGATCGGGTGCGCGATGAGGTGCGGTCCCAGCTTGGGCTAGCTGAGCTTCCGTGCCTGTTCGGGACGATGATCGAGATCCCCCGCGCCGCGCTGCGGGGGGGGGACATCGCGGCCACGGCCGAGTTCTTCAGCTTCGGCACGAACGACCTCACCCAGATGACGTTCGGGTTCAGCCGGGACGACATCGGAGGGTTCCTCCCCGACTACCTGCGGAGCGGGATCCTGCCAGCCGATCCGTTCCAGACGATTGACCAGGACGGGGTGGGGGAGCTCATCGCCCTCGGCATCGCCCGCGGGCGGGCGACCCGCCCCGAGCTGGAGGTCGGGATCTGCGGTGAACATGGGGGAGATCCCGAAAGCGTCATGTTCTGCCATCGCGTAGGGATGGACTACGTGAGCTGCTCCCCGTTCCGCGTCCCGATCGCCCGCCTCGCTGCCGCCCACGCCGCTCTGGCCGGCCCCGAGGAGGAAGGCAACTAG
- a CDS encoding ABC transporter permease — MTSLRLGAILVGLGLGLVLLGLIWLPAPPTSLGPVQFSPPSLRHPLGTDWFGRDILSRVMVGGRVSWAVAAIAVGVGGTAGIILGAIAGHAGGIVGEALMRVPDLLLAFPAVLVALLLSTVLGPGLLGVTLAISLFTLPYFARLTHSSVLALREEEFVVAARAVGCSPGRIVLRHILPNLSSPLLVQASVSLGSAFLAEAALSYLGLGTQPPDPAWGRMLREAQTYVGLSPWPAVFPGLILGLTVLGLNLLGDGLRDLADPLTRRLIPWRRP, encoded by the coding sequence ATGACCTCCCTGCGCCTGGGGGCGATCCTCGTCGGGCTCGGGCTGGGGCTCGTCCTCCTCGGGTTGATCTGGCTCCCTGCCCCTCCCACCTCCCTCGGCCCGGTGCAGTTCTCCCCACCCTCGCTGCGCCATCCGCTGGGGACCGATTGGTTCGGCCGCGACATCCTGAGCCGGGTGATGGTGGGGGGACGGGTGAGCTGGGCCGTGGCTGCGATCGCGGTGGGCGTGGGCGGAACAGCGGGGATCATCCTCGGGGCGATCGCCGGACACGCCGGCGGCATCGTCGGCGAGGCCCTGATGCGCGTTCCCGACCTCCTGCTCGCGTTCCCGGCGGTCCTCGTGGCGCTCCTCCTCTCCACCGTGCTCGGGCCAGGGCTCCTCGGGGTGACGCTCGCCATCTCCCTGTTCACCCTCCCCTACTTCGCCCGGCTCACACACTCCAGCGTCCTCGCCCTGCGCGAGGAGGAGTTCGTCGTCGCGGCACGGGCGGTGGGGTGCTCGCCGGGGCGGATCGTCCTCCGCCACATCCTCCCCAACCTCTCCTCCCCCCTCCTCGTCCAGGCGTCGGTGAGCCTCGGGAGCGCCTTCCTCGCCGAAGCGGCCCTGTCCTATTTGGGGCTGGGGACCCAGCCGCCGGACCCGGCGTGGGGCCGCATGCTGCGGGAAGCGCAAACCTACGTGGGCCTCTCCCCATGGCCGGCCGTGTTCCCCGGCCTCATCCTCGGCCTCACCGTGCTCGGGCTGAACCTCCTCGGCGACGGGCTGCGCGACCTCGCCGACCCCCTCACCCGCCGCCTCATCCCTTGGCGGCGGCCGTGA
- a CDS encoding ABC transporter substrate-binding protein: MSKVMFAFLMLALVVAAPAAELVIAVSTEPPGLDPTTNSAGVIKLLLHHNLYENLVQVDETGDLHGQIASAWEISPDGLVYTFHLREGIRFHDGTPCDADAVRKSFLRTMDPQTGHPHREYFAGVDAIESPDGRTVRFQLRAPDASFLTVLALGDSVIVPPGREDLAGNPVGTGPFRFEEWRPGYSLRLVRWSDYYLPALPVLEALTFRFITDPAAQLAALRAGDVDLVAEVVPEIAATLTQDPQLRVVSQPQDLVQILATNTARAPFSDLRVRQALAHAVDREQLISLVYYGFASPVGSHLAPSVPYYADMTWVYPYDPATARDLLAAAGYPRGFSATLTLPGNYPQHVRTGELLAAQLGEVGIRLELQIVDWGTWLDRVYGQADYDLTVVAQIGRLDPAPILRAYGPDRPDYYFRRGWSSPELDELLRRGIAVADPDERQRIYAAAQYILATEAVNVFLVAPHQILVQRAGVTGVKILPHYVLDFTAAAKG; encoded by the coding sequence GTGTCGAAGGTGATGTTCGCTTTTCTGATGTTGGCCTTGGTGGTCGCCGCCCCGGCGGCCGAACTCGTGATCGCCGTGTCCACCGAGCCCCCCGGCCTGGACCCCACGACGAACTCGGCGGGTGTGATCAAGCTCCTCCTCCACCACAACCTGTACGAGAACCTCGTGCAGGTGGATGAGACGGGGGACCTCCACGGGCAGATCGCTTCCGCGTGGGAGATCTCCCCCGATGGCCTCGTGTACACGTTCCACCTCCGGGAGGGGATCAGGTTCCACGATGGGACCCCCTGCGATGCGGACGCTGTACGGAAGAGCTTCCTGCGGACGATGGATCCCCAGACCGGGCACCCCCATCGCGAGTACTTTGCCGGGGTGGACGCGATCGAATCCCCCGATGGGCGGACGGTGCGTTTCCAACTCCGGGCCCCGGATGCTTCGTTCCTCACCGTGCTCGCCCTCGGGGACTCGGTGATCGTCCCTCCGGGGAGGGAGGATCTGGCCGGGAACCCGGTCGGGACTGGGCCATTCCGGTTCGAGGAGTGGAGGCCGGGGTACAGCCTGCGCCTCGTGCGCTGGAGCGACTACTACCTCCCCGCGCTCCCCGTCCTTGAGGCCCTGACGTTCCGGTTCATCACCGATCCGGCGGCCCAGCTCGCCGCGCTCCGGGCGGGGGATGTGGACCTCGTGGCGGAGGTCGTCCCCGAGATCGCGGCCACCCTGACCCAGGACCCGCAGCTGCGGGTGGTGTCCCAGCCTCAGGACCTCGTGCAGATCCTCGCCACGAACACCGCCCGCGCCCCGTTCTCCGACCTCCGCGTGCGCCAGGCGCTCGCCCACGCCGTGGATCGGGAGCAGCTGATCTCCCTCGTCTACTATGGGTTCGCCTCGCCGGTGGGGAGCCACCTCGCCCCTTCGGTCCCCTACTACGCGGACATGACCTGGGTCTATCCCTACGATCCGGCCACGGCGCGGGACCTCCTCGCCGCCGCTGGGTACCCTCGCGGGTTTTCGGCGACCCTGACCCTCCCCGGCAACTACCCACAACACGTCCGCACGGGCGAGCTCCTCGCTGCCCAGCTTGGGGAGGTGGGGATCCGGCTGGAGCTGCAGATCGTAGACTGGGGGACGTGGCTCGACCGCGTGTACGGGCAGGCCGACTACGACCTCACCGTGGTCGCCCAGATCGGTCGGCTCGACCCGGCGCCGATCCTGAGGGCGTACGGCCCGGACCGGCCGGACTACTACTTCCGTCGGGGGTGGAGCTCACCGGAGCTCGACGAGCTTCTCCGGAGGGGGATTGCGGTGGCGGACCCCGACGAGCGACAGCGCATCTACGCCGCGGCCCAGTACATCCTCGCCACGGAGGCGGTCAACGTGTTCCTCGTCGCCCCCCACCAGATCCTCGTCCAACGGGCCGGGGTGACGGGGGTCAAGATCCTGCCCCACTACGTGCTCGACTTCACGGCCGCCGCCAAGGGATGA
- a CDS encoding sigma-70 family RNA polymerase sigma factor: MEVVRFGNEVTEDQDAAEEEVTWWDTERESRRSPENPIRTYFDEISRVPLLTKEEEVALAQRVEAGDKEAKEKLAEANLRLVVSIAKKYRGCGLPFLDLIQEGNLGLMKAVEKFDWRKGYKFSTYATWWIRQAILRAITNRSRTIRVPTHINELIRKIHQAERDHLKEHGIGPSLEELAEGLDTTVDNIVKAKKTSQYTASLDTPIGYDDEGAVLGDFIEDEGAVSPTRETFKELLQHELQKALKERLTPRERRVIELRYGLDGNPPKTLDDVGDIFGISRERVRQIQKEGLEKLRDSSVLRKLEQFRQILEES, encoded by the coding sequence ATGGAAGTGGTGAGGTTTGGCAACGAAGTGACCGAAGACCAGGATGCCGCCGAAGAGGAAGTCACGTGGTGGGACACCGAACGGGAAAGCCGGCGTAGCCCGGAGAACCCGATTCGGACCTACTTTGATGAGATCTCGCGCGTCCCCCTCCTCACAAAGGAAGAGGAGGTGGCCCTCGCCCAGCGCGTCGAGGCGGGGGATAAGGAAGCCAAGGAAAAGCTCGCCGAGGCCAACCTGCGCCTGGTGGTGTCGATCGCCAAGAAGTACCGCGGGTGCGGACTCCCGTTCTTGGACCTGATCCAGGAGGGGAACCTCGGCCTCATGAAGGCGGTCGAGAAGTTCGACTGGCGCAAGGGGTACAAGTTCTCCACCTACGCCACGTGGTGGATCCGTCAAGCGATCCTGCGCGCGATCACGAACCGCTCGCGCACGATCCGCGTCCCGACGCACATCAACGAGCTGATCCGCAAGATCCACCAGGCGGAGCGGGACCACCTCAAGGAGCACGGGATCGGGCCGAGCCTGGAGGAGCTCGCCGAGGGGCTGGATACGACGGTGGACAACATCGTCAAGGCGAAGAAGACCTCCCAGTACACGGCGTCGCTCGATACCCCGATCGGGTACGACGACGAAGGAGCGGTCCTGGGCGACTTCATCGAGGATGAGGGCGCGGTCTCCCCGACCCGCGAGACGTTCAAGGAGCTCCTCCAGCACGAGCTTCAGAAGGCCCTCAAGGAGCGCCTGACCCCCCGCGAGCGGCGGGTGATCGAGCTCCGCTATGGGCTCGATGGGAACCCGCCCAAGACCCTCGACGACGTGGGAGATATCTTCGGGATCTCCCGCGAGCGGGTCCGCCAAATCCAGAAGGAAGGCCTGGAGAAACTGCGGGACTCCTCGGTGCTGCGGAAGCTCGAACAGTTCAGGCAGATCCTCGAGGAGAGCTGA
- a CDS encoding sulfide/dihydroorotate dehydrogenase-like FAD/NAD-binding protein, with protein MILAKRPLGPNVVELVVEAPRIAARARAGQFAVVRLHERGERIPLTLADWDPGRGTITLVVQMVGKSTRELGERFGIGDTIRDVVGPLGSPSTIRRYGTVVCVGGGVGIAPIYPIARALRAEGNEVIAVVGARTKGLLLWLDRIAEVSSELHIATDDGSQGVKGVVTTPLQEVLATRKVAHVWAIGPAIMMKFCARTCQEFGVPATVSLNAIMLDGTGMCGACRVEVGGETRFTCVDGPEFPGDLVNWDLLLSRLGTFTYEERYALERYVAAQGGRS; from the coding sequence ATGATCCTTGCGAAGCGACCCCTGGGCCCGAACGTCGTGGAGCTCGTGGTGGAGGCCCCGCGCATCGCCGCCCGGGCCCGGGCGGGCCAGTTCGCGGTGGTGCGCCTCCATGAGCGGGGGGAGCGGATCCCCCTCACGCTTGCGGACTGGGACCCCGGGCGGGGGACGATCACGCTGGTGGTGCAGATGGTGGGGAAGAGCACGCGGGAGCTCGGGGAGAGGTTCGGCATCGGGGACACGATCCGCGACGTGGTCGGCCCGCTCGGATCTCCCTCTACGATCCGGCGCTACGGGACCGTGGTCTGCGTGGGGGGAGGCGTGGGGATCGCCCCCATCTATCCCATCGCCCGGGCGCTCCGCGCGGAGGGGAACGAGGTGATCGCGGTTGTGGGGGCGCGCACGAAGGGCCTCTTGCTGTGGCTGGACCGCATTGCCGAGGTCTCCTCCGAGCTCCACATCGCCACCGACGACGGGAGCCAGGGGGTGAAGGGGGTGGTCACGACCCCCCTCCAGGAGGTGCTCGCCACGCGAAAGGTCGCGCACGTGTGGGCGATCGGCCCCGCGATCATGATGAAGTTCTGCGCCAGGACCTGCCAGGAGTTCGGGGTGCCCGCGACCGTCTCCCTCAACGCGATCATGCTCGATGGCACGGGGATGTGCGGGGCCTGTCGGGTTGAGGTCGGAGGGGAGACACGGTTCACGTGCGTGGACGGCCCGGAGTTCCCGGGGGACCTTGTGAACTGGGACCTCCTCCTTTCCCGGCTGGGGACGTTCACGTATGAGGAGAGGTACGCCCTGGAGCGCTACGTCGCGGCGCAGGGGGGGCGCTCGTGA
- the ftsY gene encoding signal recognition particle-docking protein FtsY translates to MTENRPADDGSRTIWDRLRRGLARTRDGLLGPLQGTKDSVGPEILARLEEVLLSADVGPEETATIIAQVEATLATAGADWPAVEGALAAALRGALAGAERGFTLPPVRPAVLLFVGVNGSGKTTTVAKVAHRLSQDGARPLLVAADTFRAAAIDQLVNLARESGVEVVAHRPGADPGAVVHDALEHARTAGYDAVLVDTAGRLQTKRPLMEELGKVRRVVERLQGRPPDERLLVVDATVGQNAISQAELFHEAVGLTGLVVTKLDGTARGGAVIPISRALGLPILWIGLGEGLDELEPFRTDDFVRALVRG, encoded by the coding sequence GGCCTCCTCGGCCCGCTCCAGGGGACGAAGGACTCCGTTGGGCCTGAGATCCTCGCCCGGCTGGAGGAGGTGCTCCTCTCCGCCGATGTGGGCCCGGAGGAGACCGCGACCATCATCGCCCAGGTGGAGGCAACCCTCGCCACGGCGGGAGCGGACTGGCCGGCGGTGGAAGGGGCGCTCGCGGCCGCCCTGCGGGGCGCGCTCGCGGGCGCGGAGCGGGGGTTCACTCTCCCCCCCGTGCGGCCGGCGGTGCTCCTGTTCGTCGGCGTGAACGGGTCGGGGAAGACGACGACCGTGGCCAAGGTGGCCCACCGCCTCTCCCAGGACGGGGCACGACCGCTCCTCGTGGCAGCGGACACGTTCCGCGCTGCCGCCATTGACCAGCTCGTCAACCTCGCCCGCGAGAGCGGGGTCGAGGTGGTCGCCCATCGCCCGGGAGCCGATCCCGGCGCCGTGGTCCACGACGCGCTGGAGCACGCCCGCACTGCCGGGTATGATGCCGTCTTGGTTGACACCGCTGGACGCCTCCAGACGAAGCGGCCCCTGATGGAGGAGCTGGGGAAGGTGCGCCGCGTGGTGGAACGCCTCCAGGGTCGCCCCCCCGATGAGCGGCTCCTCGTTGTGGACGCCACCGTAGGGCAAAACGCGATCTCCCAGGCGGAGCTCTTCCACGAGGCGGTGGGGCTCACCGGCCTGGTGGTGACCAAGCTGGATGGGACGGCCCGCGGGGGGGCGGTGATCCCGATCTCGCGGGCGCTTGGCCTCCCCATCCTCTGGATCGGGCTGGGGGAAGGACTGGACGAACTTGAGCCGTTCCGAACTGATGATTTCGTTCGGGCGCTCGTACGGGGGTAG
- a CDS encoding ABC transporter permease — MLRFVLGRAVALLGTVLFAALAVFLLLTVIPGDAARLVVGPEATPEAYRAAREALGLDRPWPARFGDWLGRALRGDLGMSWVYPRPVGELLVRALSVTLPLALLAIAVASILGLGVGILASSHLGRAADLGLMALAQIGIAVPEFWVGILLMGWFAVGWRILPSGGFPGWGEPGALAYLVLPALALSLPRGAYLARMVRAAVADVLSSDAIRTARAKGLPERRVILVHALRGALVPVAAAFGLTFARLMAGTLVIENVFSLPGVGWYAVRAANGRDLYLLLGIAVTAAALVGLVSAGADLAYAFLNPRIRYR, encoded by the coding sequence ATGCTCCGGTTCGTGCTCGGGCGGGCGGTGGCGCTCCTCGGCACGGTGCTGTTCGCCGCGCTGGCGGTGTTCCTCCTTCTCACGGTGATCCCCGGGGACGCAGCCCGGCTCGTGGTGGGGCCGGAGGCCACGCCCGAGGCCTACCGCGCGGCCCGGGAGGCCCTCGGCCTTGACCGGCCGTGGCCGGCCCGGTTCGGGGACTGGCTCGGCCGGGCGCTCCGGGGGGACCTCGGGATGTCGTGGGTCTACCCGCGGCCGGTCGGCGAGCTCCTCGTCCGCGCCCTCAGCGTTACCCTCCCCCTCGCCCTGCTCGCGATCGCCGTCGCCAGCATCCTCGGCCTCGGTGTGGGGATCCTCGCTTCCTCCCACCTCGGACGGGCTGCCGACCTCGGGCTGATGGCCCTCGCCCAAATCGGGATCGCTGTCCCCGAGTTCTGGGTGGGGATCCTCCTCATGGGCTGGTTCGCGGTGGGGTGGCGCATCCTCCCCTCGGGCGGGTTTCCGGGGTGGGGGGAGCCAGGGGCACTGGCGTACCTCGTCCTCCCCGCCCTCGCCCTCTCCCTCCCGCGGGGGGCGTACCTGGCGCGGATGGTGCGGGCGGCTGTGGCAGACGTGCTCTCCAGCGACGCGATCCGCACCGCGCGGGCGAAGGGGCTCCCCGAGCGGCGGGTGATCCTCGTCCATGCCCTGCGCGGGGCGCTCGTCCCGGTGGCGGCGGCGTTCGGCCTCACCTTCGCCCGGCTCATGGCGGGGACGCTCGTGATCGAAAACGTGTTCTCCCTGCCGGGGGTGGGCTGGTACGCGGTGCGGGCCGCAAACGGGCGCGACCTCTACCTCCTCCTCGGGATCGCCGTCACCGCGGCGGCTCTGGTGGGCCTGGTGAGTGCAGGTGCGGATCTCGCCTACGCTTTCCTCAACCCGCGGATCCGTTACCGATGA
- the gltA gene encoding NADPH-dependent glutamate synthase, with product MRERDPQARTRTFDEVPAGYTPDEAQEEAARCLQCRDAPCMNGCPVNIHIPKFIREIREGDFRAAITTIKQTNNLPAVCGRVCPQEVQCQAPCTLGRRFEPVAIGRLERFAADWESQHGVQVPEVAPPTGVRIAVVGSGPAGLTCAADLRRGGHAVTVFEALHEPGGVLMYGIPEFRLPKRIVQGEIANLRKMGVAIEVNAVVGRTLTVDDLFTDGYEAVFIGTGAGLPQFLGVPGENFTGIYSANEFLTRVNLMRAYLFPEYDTPVKVGKTVAVVGGGNVAMDAARTALRLGAERVMILYRRTEAEMPARVEEVHHAKEEGVELHVLVNPVRFLGEGGRVEGVECLRMELGEPDGSGRRRPVPVPGSNFVLPVATVIVAIGNQPHPLVPRTTPGLRVAEGGTIWTDEDGATSRGGVFAGGDIATGAATVISAMGAGKRSATAIHRSLMRSRRRL from the coding sequence ATGCGCGAGCGGGACCCCCAGGCCCGCACCCGCACGTTCGACGAAGTCCCCGCCGGGTACACCCCCGACGAGGCACAGGAGGAGGCAGCACGCTGCCTGCAGTGCCGGGACGCGCCGTGTATGAACGGGTGCCCCGTCAACATCCACATCCCCAAGTTCATCCGCGAGATCCGGGAGGGGGACTTCCGGGCCGCGATCACCACGATCAAGCAGACGAACAACCTCCCCGCGGTGTGCGGCCGGGTGTGCCCCCAGGAGGTGCAGTGCCAGGCTCCCTGCACGCTCGGGCGGAGGTTCGAGCCCGTGGCGATCGGTCGCCTGGAGCGGTTCGCCGCGGACTGGGAGTCCCAGCACGGGGTGCAGGTCCCGGAAGTGGCGCCCCCGACAGGGGTTCGGATCGCGGTGGTCGGATCAGGCCCGGCTGGCCTCACCTGCGCGGCCGACCTGCGGCGCGGGGGGCATGCCGTGACCGTGTTCGAGGCGCTGCACGAGCCGGGGGGCGTGCTGATGTACGGGATCCCCGAGTTCCGCCTTCCTAAGCGCATCGTGCAGGGGGAGATCGCGAACCTGCGGAAGATGGGGGTGGCGATCGAGGTGAATGCCGTGGTCGGCCGGACCCTCACGGTGGATGACCTGTTCACCGACGGATACGAGGCGGTGTTCATCGGCACGGGGGCTGGCCTCCCCCAGTTCCTCGGCGTCCCCGGGGAGAACTTCACCGGGATCTACTCCGCAAACGAGTTCCTCACCCGCGTCAACCTCATGCGCGCCTACCTCTTCCCGGAGTACGACACCCCGGTCAAGGTCGGGAAGACGGTGGCCGTCGTCGGGGGGGGAAATGTGGCGATGGACGCCGCCCGCACCGCGCTCCGCCTCGGGGCCGAGCGGGTGATGATCCTCTACCGCCGGACCGAGGCGGAGATGCCGGCCCGGGTCGAGGAGGTCCACCACGCCAAGGAGGAAGGGGTCGAGCTCCACGTCCTCGTGAACCCAGTGCGGTTCCTGGGGGAGGGTGGTCGGGTCGAGGGGGTGGAGTGCCTGCGGATGGAGCTTGGGGAACCGGACGGGTCCGGCCGCCGCCGGCCGGTGCCCGTGCCCGGCTCGAACTTCGTCCTCCCCGTGGCCACGGTGATCGTCGCCATCGGGAACCAACCCCATCCCCTCGTCCCCCGGACGACGCCCGGCCTTCGCGTGGCCGAGGGAGGAACGATCTGGACCGACGAGGATGGGGCCACCAGCCGGGGAGGCGTGTTCGCCGGGGGGGATATCGCGACGGGCGCGGCGACCGTCATCTCGGCGATGGGGGCGGGCAAGCGGTCTGCGACCGCCATCCATCGCTCCCTCATGCGTTCCCGTAGGAGGCTATGA
- a CDS encoding type III pantothenate kinase: MLLAVEVNNSTIALGVHDGESWRARWRLQTVVGRTGDEYAFLIGKMLRELRLGAEPRRAVLASVVPALTEVFGDVVERLSRSRPLVLGPGVKTGLDLRVDHPSEVGADLVAGAVAAHAMARGACVVVGFGAATTFTAVSAQGALVGVAIAPGLGTGAEALAERTAGLPRASLLPPSSVLGKNTVHAMQAGVVLGHVGLVRHLVGRIGDELGTGAVGVATGELAPLLAPLIPEIVVSDPWLTLDGLRLISDRNPR; encoded by the coding sequence ATGCTTCTCGCGGTCGAGGTCAACAACAGCACGATCGCCCTCGGGGTCCACGATGGTGAGAGCTGGCGGGCCCGGTGGCGCCTGCAGACCGTGGTCGGGCGGACGGGGGACGAGTACGCATTCCTGATCGGGAAGATGCTGCGGGAGCTCCGGTTGGGGGCGGAGCCCCGGCGCGCGGTGCTCGCAAGCGTCGTCCCGGCGCTCACCGAGGTGTTCGGCGATGTGGTGGAGCGCCTGTCTCGCTCCCGGCCGCTCGTCCTCGGGCCGGGGGTGAAGACAGGACTCGACCTGCGCGTGGACCACCCGAGCGAGGTCGGGGCGGACCTCGTGGCGGGGGCGGTTGCGGCCCATGCCATGGCGAGGGGGGCGTGCGTGGTCGTGGGGTTCGGGGCCGCGACCACGTTCACTGCGGTCTCCGCCCAGGGCGCGCTCGTGGGGGTCGCGATCGCCCCGGGCTTGGGCACGGGGGCGGAGGCCCTTGCCGAGAGGACGGCCGGGCTCCCGCGTGCTTCCCTCCTCCCCCCGTCATCCGTCCTCGGCAAGAACACCGTCCATGCCATGCAGGCGGGGGTCGTCCTTGGACACGTGGGCCTGGTGCGCCACCTGGTGGGAAGAATCGGGGATGAACTGGGGACGGGGGCAGTGGGGGTGGCGACGGGGGAGCTGGCCCCGCTCCTCGCTCCCCTCATCCCCGAGATCGTGGTCAGCGATCCCTGGCTGACCCTGGACGGGCTGCGCCTCATCTCTGACCGCAACCCCCGTTGA